One Succinispira mobilis DSM 6222 genomic window carries:
- a CDS encoding GNAT family N-acetyltransferase yields MEIEMYEQLPEDAKRIRMKVFMEEQGFENEFDDIDNLSIHFLIFEKAIPVATCRLYFSGARQNYTVGRIAVLKEFRGKNYGGELLIAAEREVIERKGRCIELSAQVRAATFYVKNGYVASDEIHDDEGCPHVWMMKQLR; encoded by the coding sequence ATGGAAATTGAAATGTATGAACAATTACCAGAGGATGCAAAACGCATCCGCATGAAAGTGTTTATGGAAGAACAGGGCTTTGAAAATGAATTTGATGATATTGACAATCTTTCAATACACTTTTTAATATTTGAAAAAGCAATTCCAGTTGCTACTTGTAGATTATATTTTTCTGGCGCAAGGCAAAATTATACCGTAGGAAGAATTGCCGTCTTAAAGGAATTTAGAGGTAAGAATTATGGCGGAGAACTACTTATAGCGGCAGAAAGAGAAGTAATAGAAAGGAAAGGACGTTGTATTGAATTATCAGCTCAAGTCAGAGCAGCTACTTTTTATGTGAAAAATGGCTATGTAGCATCAGATGAAATCCATGATGATGAAGGATGTCCTCATGTATGGATGATGAAACAGTTAAGATAG